The genomic region TCGTCATGGCCGCCGACACCCGACCGCTCAAGGTCGATGACCAGTTCGCCTTGAGAGAGGTGGGTGACCCTCGCATCAGCCCGGACGGCAAGTGGGTGGCCTACACCGTGACGCGGCGCGATCCAATCAAGGACAAGGCCGACACCGACATCTACACGGCCCCTCTCGGCGGGGGCGCGTCCATTCGGCTGACGACCAGCGACAAGCCGGAGCACCGGCCGCGGTTCAGCCCGGACGGCAAATGGCTGGCGTTCATCTCGGGGCGCGAGGGCTCCCACGCGCAGGTATGGTTGCTCAACCGCGCCGGTGGCGAAGCCTTCAAGCTCACCGACTACAAGGCGGGCGTCTCGGACCTCGCGTGGTCGCCCGACAGCACGCGCCTCGCGCTCGTCGTCTCGGACGTCGACCCGGACGCACCGGGAGACGAGGCGCAGGCACCGACGGGCGACAAGAAGACCGAGAAGCCGATCGTCATCAACCGCCTGCAGTTCAAGCGCGACACCGAAGGCTACCTGCGGGAAATCAGGAACCACATCGTCGTCTTCGACATCCAGGCCAAGAGGAGCATGGCCGTGACGTCCGGGGCGTTCGACGATGGCGAGCCCGCATGGTCACCCGACGGAACTCTCGTCGCGTTCTCGAGCAACCGGACGCTGCCAGACCCTGACGTGAACCAGAACACCGACATCTTCGTGGTTCCCGCCAGGGGAGGCGTGCCGCGCGCAATCGCCAGGTCCGCGCGCGCCGAGTCCAGCCCTGTCTTCAGCCCCGACGGGAAGCTGATCGCGTACGTGGCGAGCGGCGACCCGAAGGACATGTGGTACGGGGCCAGTCACATCGAGGTGGCTCCCGTCGGCGGAGGGACGCCCAGGGCGCTGACCGACGCGCTCGACCGCAACGTCGCGAGCCCGCGGTTCTCGGCCGACGGCGGAAGCGTGTTCTTCATGCTCGAAGACGGCGGGAACCAGCATGTCGCGCGCGTGCCGGTGGGCGGTGGGACCATCGAGCGCGTCGCGGCCGGGGAGCGCGAGATCTCGGCGTTCGATCTCGGCCCGAACGGCGAACTGGTGGTACTCGAGAGCACGTGGCTCCATCCCGAAGAGGTCTCGTCTGTCCGGGACGGTGCGCTGAGACGCATTACGACGGTCAACGATGAAGTGCTCGGGGGCGTCGCGCTCGGAAGGCTGGAGCGGTTCAAGGCGAAGAGCGCCGACGGCACGATCGTGGACGGCTTCCTGACGCTGCCGCCCGGCTACGCGGCAGGTGTGAAGCTGCCGGCCATCCTGCGGATTCATGGAGGCCCAACCTCGCAGTACACGACAGGCTTCAACTGGGAGTGGCAGATCCTCGCGGCGCAGGGCTACGCCGTCATCGCTGCGAACCCGCGCGGCTCGACCGGCTACGGGACGGCCTACAGCCGCGCGATCTGGGCCGACTGGGGCAACAGGGACTTCCAGGACGTGATGGCCGCGGTGGACCATGCGGTCGCCATGGGCGTTGCCGATCCCGATCGGCTCGGCGTGGGCGGGTGGAGCTATGGCGGCATCCTGACCGACTACGTCATCTCGAAGACCACGCGGTTCAAGGCGGCCACCTCCGGCGCGAGCGCGTCGAACATCCTGGCCGGCTACGGCACCGACCACTACCAGTATGAGTACGAGGTCGAGATCGGGCTGCCCTGGAAGACTCGCGACACCTGGCTGAGGCTGTCGTCGTTCTTCGACGTGGAGAAGGTCGTTACGCCAACGCTGTTCTTGTGCGGCCAGCAGGACATGAACGTGCCGTTGCTCAACACGGAGCAGCTGTATCAGGCCGTCCGGCGCGTCGGCAAAGCCGAAACGGAGTTGGTGATCTATCCGGGCCAGTGGCACAGCATCCGGACGCCGAGCTACCGCAAGGACCTCGACGATCGCTACATCGCGTGGTACAACCGCCACCTGAAGCCGGCAACGCTGCTGGCCGGCGAGCGCAGGCCCGAGGCCACCTCCCTGGCCGGCGTGCCGCTGTACCCACCGGATCTCACCGCTGAAGCCAGGAAGGCCGCGGACGACAATCTGGCAAAAGCGCGGGAGGACTTCGTGCAGGCGCCCGACAGTGCCGATGCGATCGTCTGGCTGGGACGCCGGGCCGCCGTGGCCGGTCACGTGCGCGAAGCGATTGACATCTTCACGCGCGGCATCGCGAGGTTCCCGAACGACGCGCGGCTGTATCGCCACCGCGGTCACCGGTATGTCACCGTGCGCGAGTTCGACAAGGCTGTCGCCGACCTGACGAAGGCGACGCGGCTCGTCGAGGGCAAGCCCGATCAACCCGAGCCCACCACGTCGGATCCGAAGGTGATGTCGAGCGAGACGCTGAACTACGCCATCTGGTACCACCTGGGACTGGCTCACTACCTGAAGGGAGACTTCGAGAGGGCGCTCGAGGCCTACCAACAGTGCCGGGCGGTGGCGCGGGGCAACGACGATCAGGTCGTCGGCGCGAGCGATTGGCTCTACATGACGCTCCGTCGTCTCGGGCGGGCCGACCAGGCCGCGAAGGTCCTGGAGGCCATCGTCCCCGGCATGAAGGTGAAGGACGACCAGCAATACTATGACCGGCTGATGATGTACAAGGGCGCCTACGAGCCGGAGGACCTCCTGCGCGCCGGCGGCGACCCGGTCAGCGCGGCGACGTACGCCTACGGCGTGGCGAACTGGTACCTCTACAACGGGCGCAAGGACGAGGCAAAGGCGCTGTTTGCCCGCATCGTGAAGGGGCCCAACTGGATGCCATTCGGCTTCATCGCCGCAGAGACGGAGCTGGCGCGCATGAAGTAGGACGAAGACGGCCAGGAACCCACCCATGTCGGCACCGTCTGTTTGTCACTGACCATTTCCTTCAGGGTCCGCATGGGACACCATCCTCGTCCGTCAGGACGTGTTGTGGCTGGACGGTACTCGTGCTGGGGTTGTCGCCCAGGCGGCCCGACACGTCGTCGATGGTGCTTCGGACAGCAAGGCCCCGCCTTGGCGCGTCAAGCCGCCATGCGGTCCAGGAAGTCGTCGAGGCGCACGGCAGCCGCGCGCACGGGACGCCGCGGGAAGGAGGTCGTGCGTGGCGTGATGAAAGCAGTGTGGTGCGGGAGTGCGGGAGTGCGGGATCCGGCAA from Vicinamibacterales bacterium harbors:
- a CDS encoding prolyl oligopeptidase family serine peptidase, with amino-acid sequence MRLRAFVLFALVLLVPALVMAADTRPLKVDDQFALREVGDPRISPDGKWVAYTVTRRDPIKDKADTDIYTAPLGGGASIRLTTSDKPEHRPRFSPDGKWLAFISGREGSHAQVWLLNRAGGEAFKLTDYKAGVSDLAWSPDSTRLALVVSDVDPDAPGDEAQAPTGDKKTEKPIVINRLQFKRDTEGYLREIRNHIVVFDIQAKRSMAVTSGAFDDGEPAWSPDGTLVAFSSNRTLPDPDVNQNTDIFVVPARGGVPRAIARSARAESSPVFSPDGKLIAYVASGDPKDMWYGASHIEVAPVGGGTPRALTDALDRNVASPRFSADGGSVFFMLEDGGNQHVARVPVGGGTIERVAAGEREISAFDLGPNGELVVLESTWLHPEEVSSVRDGALRRITTVNDEVLGGVALGRLERFKAKSADGTIVDGFLTLPPGYAAGVKLPAILRIHGGPTSQYTTGFNWEWQILAAQGYAVIAANPRGSTGYGTAYSRAIWADWGNRDFQDVMAAVDHAVAMGVADPDRLGVGGWSYGGILTDYVISKTTRFKAATSGASASNILAGYGTDHYQYEYEVEIGLPWKTRDTWLRLSSFFDVEKVVTPTLFLCGQQDMNVPLLNTEQLYQAVRRVGKAETELVIYPGQWHSIRTPSYRKDLDDRYIAWYNRHLKPATLLAGERRPEATSLAGVPLYPPDLTAEARKAADDNLAKAREDFVQAPDSADAIVWLGRRAAVAGHVREAIDIFTRGIARFPNDARLYRHRGHRYVTVREFDKAVADLTKATRLVEGKPDQPEPTTSDPKVMSSETLNYAIWYHLGLAHYLKGDFERALEAYQQCRAVARGNDDQVVGASDWLYMTLRRLGRADQAAKVLEAIVPGMKVKDDQQYYDRLMMYKGAYEPEDLLRAGGDPVSAATYAYGVANWYLYNGRKDEAKALFARIVKGPNWMPFGFIAAETELARMK